In the genome of Coraliomargarita algicola, one region contains:
- a CDS encoding saccharopine dehydrogenase family protein has protein sequence MSKVIIIGAGGVGNVVAQKCAQLTDIFTEIVLASRTVSKCDAIAADVLAKTGVTIRTAAIDADNVAETTTFLQAEKPELLINVALPYQDLTLMDACLAAGVHYMDTANYEPLDEAKFEYKWQWAYQDRFKEAGLTALLGSGFDPGVTNVFCAYAQKHLFDEIETIDILDANAGDHGYHFATNFNPEINIREITANGRYWEEGEWKEVEPMSVHQVYDFPVVGEQDAYLLYHEEMESLCQNIKGLKRIRFWMTFSQKYLTHLRVLENVGMTSIEPIDFQGQQIKPIEFLKAVLPDPASLGPRTKGKTCIGCDIVGIKDGQKKRVFIYNTCDHQECYQEVSSQAISYTTGVPAMIGAQMILKGLWQEPGVWNMEQRDPDPFMEELNLRGLPWQVIDLPLEG, from the coding sequence ATGTCTAAAGTTATTATCATCGGTGCCGGGGGTGTAGGTAATGTAGTTGCGCAAAAATGCGCCCAACTCACAGATATTTTCACCGAAATCGTGCTCGCTTCGCGCACAGTCTCTAAATGCGATGCCATCGCAGCCGATGTGCTCGCCAAGACGGGCGTCACCATTCGCACCGCCGCCATCGATGCCGACAACGTCGCCGAGACCACCACTTTCCTCCAGGCCGAAAAGCCAGAGCTACTGATCAATGTCGCGCTGCCCTATCAAGACCTGACACTCATGGACGCCTGCCTCGCAGCTGGCGTGCACTACATGGACACCGCCAACTACGAGCCCTTGGACGAAGCCAAGTTCGAATACAAGTGGCAGTGGGCCTACCAGGACCGTTTCAAAGAAGCAGGGCTCACCGCCCTACTCGGCTCCGGCTTCGATCCCGGCGTGACCAATGTCTTCTGCGCCTACGCACAAAAACACCTCTTCGACGAGATCGAGACCATCGACATCCTCGACGCCAACGCAGGCGATCACGGCTACCACTTTGCCACCAACTTCAACCCCGAGATCAACATCCGCGAGATCACCGCCAACGGCCGCTACTGGGAAGAAGGCGAGTGGAAGGAGGTCGAGCCCATGAGCGTGCACCAGGTCTACGACTTCCCCGTCGTCGGCGAACAAGATGCCTACCTGCTCTACCACGAAGAGATGGAATCGCTGTGCCAGAACATTAAGGGCCTCAAGCGCATTCGTTTCTGGATGACTTTCTCACAAAAGTACCTCACGCACCTACGGGTGTTGGAAAACGTCGGCATGACCTCGATCGAGCCAATTGATTTCCAAGGCCAGCAGATCAAGCCCATCGAATTCCTCAAAGCCGTGCTGCCCGACCCAGCCAGCCTCGGCCCCCGCACCAAGGGCAAGACTTGCATCGGTTGCGACATCGTCGGCATCAAAGACGGCCAAAAGAAACGCGTCTTCATTTACAACACCTGCGATCACCAAGAGTGCTACCAAGAGGTATCCAGCCAAGCGATCAGCTACACCACCGGCGTGCCTGCGATGATCGGCGCACAAATGATCTTAAAAGGCCTGTGGCAAGAGCCCGGCGTTTGGAACATGGAGCAACGCGATCCCGATCCCTTCATGGAAGAGCTCAACCTGCGCGGCCTCCCCTGGCAGGTGATTGATCTGCCCTTGGAAGGATAA